The Ranitomeya imitator isolate aRanImi1 chromosome 6, aRanImi1.pri, whole genome shotgun sequence genome window below encodes:
- the MSRB2 gene encoding methionine-R-sulfoxide reductase B2, mitochondrial has protein sequence MATRFLRSFSILVMRQRRLPPVTSMGSSARRLQSEAGLGSLTRYDESVVSTDWQEKLTPEQYYVTREKGTELPFSGIYLNHTEEGTYHCACCDTPLFSSETKYNSGTGWPSFWEAYGTNGNDERSTNVLQRPDNSLGCAGTEVICKECDAHLGHVFDDGPEPSGQRFCINSIALSFKPS, from the exons ATGGCCACCAGGTTCCTGAGAAGCTTCAGCATCCTTGTGATGAGGCAAAGAAGACTCCCACCTGTCACCTCCATGGGGAGCAGTGCAAGGAGGCTGCAATCAGAGGCTG gatTAGGATCACTTACAAGATATGACGAGTCTGTCGTTTCCACTGACTGGCAAGAGAAACTCACCCCAGAGCAATACTATGTGACCAGGGAAAAAGGCACAGAACTG CCTTTCAGTGGCATCTACCTGAACCACACAGAAGAAGGAACATACCACTGCGCGTGCTGCGACACTCCATTGTTCAG TTCAGAGACAAAGTATAATTCTGGGACAGGCTGGCCCTCCTTTTGGGAAGCCTATGGCACCAACGGCAATGACGAAAGAAGCACAAATGTCTTACAGAGGCCGGACAACTCCTTAGGCTGTGCAGGAACAGAAGTTATATGCAAGGAG TGTGACGCTCACCTTGGTCACGTGTTCGATGATGGTCCCGAACCTTCTGGGCAGAGATTCTGTATCAACAGTATTGCACTCAGCTTCAAGCCAAGTTAA